The nucleotide window AGGTGCGAGCCCTTCGCCCACTCGTTGAACGCCCCCATCGCGGGGCCGCACCACACCTGGTAATCGATCTGGCGGCCCGGCTCGCCCGCGTTCGCCCACCGGCTGGAGAGCCCCAGATACCAGCGGAACACCAGCGCCATGCGGTGCCGCGGGTCGGCCTCGGCCCGTTGGAGCTGCCCCGGCTCCCGTTTGGCCCAGAACTCGCGAGTCAGATCCCAGATGTTCTGGAACGACGACCGGAACAAGTTCTTCTCGATCTGGACGCGCTCCGCCTCCGGGATCGCTTCCCAACTGGCGCACGTGCGGTACAGCTCGTAGAGCTTCTGGGCGCGCATCGCGAACATGGTCCCGCGTTTGAGCACCTGGAGCTTCACGCCCAACTCGAACATGTCCGCGGCGGGGGCCATGATTACGTCCGCCTGGCCGGCTTCGGCGAGCATCTTTCGCACGGTGTCCGAGCTGCCGGACTCGACGCACGCTTGGTTCACACTACCGGTAACGATGTAAGCCGCGCCCATCGCGAACGCGCCCGCGGCGCTCGCGGGGGTTGCGATCCCGCCTGCCAATCCTACGCGCGGCGGGGCGTCATAGCGGAACTGAGTCTGCAACCGATCGCGCAGCGCGAGAATGGTTGGCAAAAGTGTGATCGCCGGGCGGTTGTCCGTGTGCCCGCCGGAATCCGCCTCGACCGTGACATCGTCGGCAACCGGGAATTTCGCCGCGAGCGCCGCCTGCCGTTCGGTGACGTGTCCCGCGGCCACCAGCTCACGCAGCATTTTATCGGGCGGCGGGGACAGGAATTTGGTCGCCACCTCGACCCGGGACACCTTCGCTACGATCCGGTTCAGCGGGATCACGAGCCCGCCCACGCCGCCGCGGAACCCGGCGACGCGGTATCTTACGATCGCGGGTGTCAAGTCCAGGTATGCGCTCGCCTCGACGTGCGTCACGCCTTTGCTGAGAAGGAGTTCCGCCGTGGCCATTTCGTGCGCCGGTTCGCCCGGGCTGTGAATCAGGTTCACGCAGTACGGGGCGTCGCCCAGGTTCGCCTTAAGCCGATCAACCGCAGCACTGATGCGCTCCAGCGACTGGCCCGCGGCGCCGAAGCTCCCCAGCATTCCGGCCTTGCTGATCGCCTCGACGATCTCGCACGAGGCGATGCCGTTGGCCATCGCCCCGGTCATGTACGGGTACTTAAGCCCGTGCTCTTGCAGGAAGGTGGGATCGCCGAGTTGTTCCGGCGGCAGCGGGGGCAAGTACGCAACCACTTCCCGAGCACCGGCCGGGGGTTGGTTGGTGGGGGAAGCTAGGCAGACTACGCCACCCGACGCGACCTGGAGTTCGTCGCGTTCGCGTAGCACCACAACCGGCGTGCGGAGCGCGCCGAGCGCGGTCCGGAACTCCTCGGACGAGCCGGATGGGAGGGTCCCATCGGGAGCCCAGTACCCGATTGCGGTTGGGCGGTTCGTCGGACCGGCCGAGTGGG belongs to Gemmata obscuriglobus and includes:
- a CDS encoding PfaD family polyunsaturated fatty acid/polyketide biosynthesis protein, translated to MTHSAGPTNRPTAIGYWAPDGTLPSGSSEEFRTALGALRTPVVVLRERDELQVASGGVVCLASPTNQPPAGAREVVAYLPPLPPEQLGDPTFLQEHGLKYPYMTGAMANGIASCEIVEAISKAGMLGSFGAAGQSLERISAAVDRLKANLGDAPYCVNLIHSPGEPAHEMATAELLLSKGVTHVEASAYLDLTPAIVRYRVAGFRGGVGGLVIPLNRIVAKVSRVEVATKFLSPPPDKMLRELVAAGHVTERQAALAAKFPVADDVTVEADSGGHTDNRPAITLLPTILALRDRLQTQFRYDAPPRVGLAGGIATPASAAGAFAMGAAYIVTGSVNQACVESGSSDTVRKMLAEAGQADVIMAPAADMFELGVKLQVLKRGTMFAMRAQKLYELYRTCASWEAIPEAERVQIEKNLFRSSFQNIWDLTREFWAKREPGQLQRAEADPRHRMALVFRWYLGLSSRWANAGEPGRQIDYQVWCGPAMGAFNEWAKGSHLEAPQNRTVVGVALNLLYGACVVSRRAALRQQGVNLPDVCFPLAPLATDELAQRMS